From the genome of Vicia villosa cultivar HV-30 ecotype Madison, WI linkage group LG2, Vvil1.0, whole genome shotgun sequence, one region includes:
- the LOC131649854 gene encoding ATPase 1, plasma membrane-type-like, with protein sequence MWNHGDNNPASCSRMSVSASFPVLKWPSDYAFYLGLVPTIGYECNCVIGSKFFVLAAKHGTVIHACKLFEKLPYREVVIWSKVFKNVACFCSINLVSYFFPYSLLVVRLVFTFQNHQACPNVELMSTITFSHAKGSLQIFIDLQDTQTKHQATHLSTKENNIGNAVAALMADFAPKTKVLRNGKWCEKEAPILVPGDITSIKLCDIIPLYARLLEGDLLKVNQATLTGKSLPVTRHPEQKVFSYSTCKQGENEVIFIATTVHTFIRRATHLVDNINNVGQFHMVLKSTENFCTCSITVVILIGRIPIIMTTILFVSRAIGSHKFSEQGATTKSIIAIEEIAGVAILDSGKTETFTFTTLLIDMDLIKVFIKGIYGTCDSSCC encoded by the coding sequence ATGTGGAATCATGGCGACAACAACCCTGCAAGCTGTTCAAGGATGTCAGTGTCGGCTTCCTTTCCGGTATTGAAATGGCCATCCGACTATGCTTTTTATTTAGGATTGGTCCCCACTATTGGCTATGAGTGTAACTGTGTTATTGGAAGCAAATTCTTTGTTCTTGCAGCAAAACATGGAACTGTTATTCATGCTTGCAAACTGTTTGAGAAATTGCCTTATAGAGAGGTTGTGATATGGTCAAAGGTATTTAAGAACGTTGCTTGCTTTTGCTCAATTAATTTGGTTTCCTACTTCTTCCCATACTCTTTGCTTGTTGTTCGCTTGGTTTTCACTTTTCAAAATCACCAAGCTTGTCCTAATGTAGAGCTCATGAGCACTATTACGTTTTCACATGCTAAGGGTTCTCTTCAAATTTTCATTGACTTACAAGATACTCAAACAAAACATCAAGCAACACATCTCTCCACCAAAGAAAACAATATCGGAAATGCTGTTGCCGCTCTTATGGCAGATTTTGCTCCTAAGACAAAGGTTCTTAGAAATGGTAAATGGTGCGAGAAAGAAGCTCCAATCTTAGTTCCAGGTGATATCACTAGCATCAAACTTTGTGACATAATACCATTATATGCTCGTCTTCTAGAAGGTGATCTTTTAAAGGTTAACCAAGCAACATTAACAGGAAAATCACTTCCGGTCACTCGACATCCAGAACAAAAagttttctcatattcaacttgcAAACAAGGAGAAAATGAAGTCATTTTTATTGCAACCACTGTTCACACATTCATCAGAAGAGCAACACATTTGGTTGACAATATAAACAATGTTGGACAATTCCATATGGTTCTCAAATCAACTGAAAATTTTTGTACCTGTTCTATTACAGTTGTAATTTTGATTGGTAGAATTCCTATTATTATGACAACTATTTTATTTGTGTCAAGGGCTATTGGTTCTCATAAATTTTCTGAACAAGGTGCTACTACAAAAAGCATAATTGCCATTGAGGAAATAGCTGGTGTAGCCATTCTTGACAGTGGAAAGACAGAGACTTTTACATTTACCACATTGCTCATTGATATGGACTTGATTAAAGTTTTTATTAAGGGTATATATGGAACTTGTGATTCCTCTTGTTGCTAG
- the LOC131646673 gene encoding uncharacterized protein LOC131646673 has product MMEPEYPEGSASCCFCFSTKKDVSSNNKSKGVSSLGQVEWKKNDEILSDMSTFSVKEQERRLKKALEDEKKVKTEAERVVQWVKQESSRIDVSTINSILSENKKKEEDVY; this is encoded by the coding sequence ATGATGGAACCAGAGTACCCAGAAGGATCAGCTTCATGTTGCTTTTGTTTCTCCACCAAGAAAGATGTTTCAAGCAATAACAAAAGCAAAGGAGTTTCAAGTTTAGGCCAAGTTGAATGGAAAAAGAATGATGAAATTTTATCTGATATGAGCACTTTTTCTGTCAAAGAACAAGAGAGGAGGTTGAAGAAAGCTTTGGAAGATGAAAAGAAGGTAAAAACTGAGGCAGAGAGGGTTGTTCAATGGGTGAAACAGGAATCATCAAGAATTGATGTTTCTACAATCAATTCAATTCTTAGTGAAAACAAGAAGAAAGAGGAAGATGTTTATTAG